AGCCATGCTCTTGCAGAAAAGCATCGGTAATAGCGGGTTGCGGCAGGGCGGGTTCAGTGGCGTCAAGCGTTGTCATCGCCGTTCTAGCAGCCACTGGCCCCCCAAGTGCTAGAAACTTTTCAACATATTTGCCTAACACATCGGCCTCCAAATTGACCCGATCGCCCGGTTGTAAAAACCGTAGCGTGGTCTCCTGATAGGTCTGAGGGATCACCGCCACCTGGAAGTGGGTGCCCACCGCATCACACTCAGCCACGGTCAGGCTGATGCCATTCACCGCAATGCTCCCCTTAGGGATGATGTAGCGAGCGACGACGGCTGGGGCTTCGATGCTAATTGCCCAGGAACTCCCCGTTGGGTGTGCCGATCGCAGGATGCCCACACCATCGACATGGCCAGTCACGAAATGCCCCCCCAATTTGCCGCCCACCCGCAGGGCCGTCTCTAGGTTGACCGGCGCCGTTTGCGCTCCCAGCGTCGTGCGCCGTAAGGTTTCCGGAGAGGCAGTTGCCCGAAAACCCGTTGGCAGGATCGCCACCACCGTCAGGCAGACCCCATCCACCGCCACACTGTCCCCGATCGCCAAATCCCCCAGGATCAGTTCCCGGCCAGGGGGCCAACAGGTAATCTGTAATTGGTCACTACCGACCCGCTCTAGGCTGCCGATCGCCTGGACTAACCCTGTAAACATCTCGATCTCCGTCACAAGGGGGCTATGGAGTGTAGGGTTGGTCACGCTCCATGCTTTATTGTTATTACGTGATTATTACCGGATCAGGGCTAAACGCCTAGGGAAGATCGATGTGCCAGAAGACAGT
This DNA window, taken from Trichothermofontia sichuanensis B231, encodes the following:
- a CDS encoding riboflavin synthase; translation: MTNPTLHSPLVTEIEMFTGLVQAIGSLERVGSDQLQITCWPPGRELILGDLAIGDSVAVDGVCLTVVAILPTGFRATASPETLRRTTLGAQTAPVNLETALRVGGKLGGHFVTGHVDGVGILRSAHPTGSSWAISIEAPAVVARYIIPKGSIAVNGISLTVAECDAVGTHFQVAVIPQTYQETTLRFLQPGDRVNLEADVLGKYVEKFLALGGPVAARTAMTTLDATEPALPQPAITDAFLQEHGYY